Proteins encoded together in one Neisseria lactamica window:
- a CDS encoding GNAT family N-acetyltransferase, protein MIKIKAFDKSINRKTFHCTSEPLNHYFQKTVSQDVKRKLSSCFVAENEQGEIVGFYTLAATGICLDLLPESEAKKLPKYPLIPCVLLGRLAVDERFIGQGLGRVLLVDAIQRVSRSDIAAFAVMVEAKDESAKLFYEKMGFQALIDEPLRLFFKL, encoded by the coding sequence ATGATTAAAATTAAAGCATTTGATAAATCCATCAATCGCAAAACTTTTCATTGCACGTCAGAACCGCTTAATCACTATTTTCAGAAAACCGTTAGCCAAGATGTAAAACGTAAATTGAGTTCGTGTTTTGTGGCGGAAAATGAACAAGGCGAGATAGTTGGCTTTTACACGTTGGCAGCGACAGGTATTTGCCTTGACTTGTTGCCTGAAAGCGAAGCCAAAAAATTGCCGAAATATCCGCTTATTCCGTGTGTATTGTTGGGACGATTAGCAGTTGATGAACGATTTATAGGACAAGGATTAGGGCGAGTATTGTTGGTTGATGCAATTCAGCGCGTGAGCCGTTCTGATATTGCTGCGTTTGCTGTGATGGTAGAAGCAAAAGATGAATCAGCTAAATTGTTTTACGAAAAAATGGGTTTTCAAGCATTGATTGATGAACCATTGCGATTGTTTTTCAAATTATGA
- a CDS encoding type II toxin-antitoxin system TacA family antitoxin — MSTTYARIEARIPIEIQQMIKQAANLEGRTLTDFMIKALSEAAKQTIGENQMVKLSMADQQRFVEIMRSSNQPTVAMQEAMKLHEKMVQS, encoded by the coding sequence ATGTCCACGACTTATGCCCGAATTGAAGCGCGTATTCCTATTGAAATTCAGCAAATGATTAAACAAGCTGCTAATTTGGAGGGAAGAACACTAACCGATTTTATGATTAAAGCACTATCAGAAGCAGCTAAACAAACCATTGGAGAAAATCAAATGGTTAAATTATCTATGGCAGACCAACAGCGTTTTGTAGAAATAATGCGATCGTCTAACCAACCTACCGTAGCCATGCAAGAAGCAATGAAACTGCACGAAAAAATGGTTCAGTCATGA